In one window of Candidatus Kaelpia imicola DNA:
- the carB gene encoding carbamoyl-phosphate synthase large subunit, protein MPKRSDIHKVLIIGSGPIIIGQACEFDYSGTQACKALKEEGYEVILVNSNPATIMTDPDMADKTYIEPLTIESIAKIIEKERPDALLPNLGGQTGLNLSSTLYKEGILDKYNVEVIGVKTDAIERGEDRLVFKETMDKLGIPLAKSEISHSVEEAERIASELCYPVVLRPAYTMGGTGGGIAYNVEELRTIVTRGLAASIVNQVLVEEAVIGWEELELEVVRDAKDQKITVCFIENVDAMGVHTGDSFCVAPMLTVSDDLQKKLEDISYKIVDAIGVTGGTNVQFAHNKKDGRIVVIEINPRTSRSSALASKATGFPIARVSTKLAVGLTMDEIPYWRDGTLEKYTPSGDYVVVKFARWAFEKFSQAKDILGTQMKAVGEAMSIAKTFKESFQKSIRSLEIKRYGLGGVKKFRDLSLDELKKKLIYPSSERVFIVYEALRKGITVEELYKITHIGEWFLEEIKELVDFEEKIATGDWKSLSEGNLRKAKELGFSDKYLASIFCVEEKEVREKRVSLDINVRFEAVPVSGVEDTAYYYSTYSKGEDEVSVSDNKKIMILGGGPNRIGQGIEFDYTCVHAAFALKDEGFETIMVNCNPETVSTDYDTSDKLYFEPLTVEDVLAVYKKEKPQGIIVQFGGQTPLNIAQELKDCGVNILGTSPESIHFAEDRERFRKKMIDLSVLQPESGIARSVDETVKIADNIGYPLMVRPSFVLGGRGMEVIYDEDRLLKYAEEAIDVSPEYPMLIDRFLENAVELEVDALSDGEDTFVASVMEHIEYAGVHSGDSACVIPTRTISKEHLDKIEEYTRSIAKELKVVGLINIQYAICDNKVYILEANPRASRTVPLVSKVTGIPIARIATLLMLGKKIKDFKELKKYNLPYFGIKEAVFPFNMFPEVDPVLGPEMKATGEVMGIADSFGLAFYKAQEAAGVKLPTSGAVLLTVKNKDKEPLLPIAKGLDRLGFKIYATDGTADFLKDNGIEVLRVKKLHQGRPNIVDLIKNKKLQLIINTPVGKESKYDDSYIRIMAIQNKVSYMTTISAALAGVEGIEAAKDKELTVKALQDYYKDK, encoded by the coding sequence ATGCCGAAGCGTTCTGATATCCACAAAGTTCTAATAATAGGGTCAGGTCCGATTATTATAGGGCAAGCTTGTGAATTTGACTATTCAGGTACTCAGGCCTGTAAGGCTCTTAAAGAAGAAGGTTATGAGGTTATCCTTGTCAATTCTAATCCGGCAACTATCATGACTGATCCTGATATGGCTGACAAAACATACATAGAACCTTTAACGATTGAGAGTATAGCAAAAATTATAGAGAAAGAGAGGCCTGATGCTTTACTTCCTAATCTTGGCGGTCAGACAGGACTAAATCTATCTTCTACCTTATATAAAGAAGGAATACTTGATAAATACAATGTTGAGGTAATAGGAGTAAAGACTGATGCTATAGAACGCGGCGAAGATAGGCTGGTTTTTAAAGAGACAATGGATAAACTTGGTATTCCGCTTGCAAAGTCTGAGATATCTCACTCGGTTGAGGAAGCAGAAAGAATAGCCAGCGAACTATGTTATCCCGTTGTATTACGCCCTGCATATACTATGGGTGGTACAGGAGGAGGCATAGCTTATAATGTTGAAGAGTTAAGGACCATAGTTACGCGTGGTCTAGCGGCAAGCATTGTAAATCAAGTTTTAGTTGAAGAAGCTGTTATCGGCTGGGAGGAGCTTGAGCTTGAAGTAGTCCGTGATGCTAAAGATCAGAAAATTACAGTATGTTTTATTGAAAATGTAGATGCGATGGGGGTTCATACCGGGGATAGTTTCTGTGTTGCGCCGATGCTTACGGTATCTGATGATCTGCAGAAAAAATTAGAGGATATTTCATATAAAATAGTAGATGCAATAGGTGTAACAGGCGGGACAAATGTTCAATTTGCCCATAACAAAAAAGACGGAAGAATAGTTGTTATTGAGATAAATCCCAGAACCTCTCGCTCATCAGCTCTGGCCTCAAAGGCAACAGGCTTTCCTATTGCAAGGGTCTCTACCAAGCTTGCAGTAGGCCTAACAATGGATGAGATTCCTTATTGGAGAGATGGAACGTTGGAGAAGTACACCCCCTCGGGTGATTATGTTGTAGTTAAATTTGCACGTTGGGCATTTGAAAAGTTCTCACAAGCAAAAGATATACTTGGTACTCAGATGAAAGCAGTGGGAGAGGCTATGAGTATTGCTAAAACTTTTAAAGAGTCTTTTCAGAAATCTATCAGGTCTCTTGAGATAAAGAGGTATGGTTTAGGAGGAGTGAAAAAATTTAGAGACCTTTCGTTAGATGAGTTAAAAAAGAAGCTGATATACCCATCAAGTGAAAGAGTCTTTATTGTATATGAAGCTTTAAGAAAAGGTATCACGGTAGAAGAGCTTTATAAGATTACTCATATAGGAGAATGGTTTTTGGAAGAGATAAAAGAGCTGGTTGATTTTGAAGAGAAAATAGCTACTGGAGATTGGAAAAGTTTATCTGAGGGTAATTTGAGAAAAGCTAAAGAACTTGGGTTCTCTGACAAATATTTAGCTTCTATCTTCTGTGTTGAAGAGAAAGAAGTTAGAGAGAAGAGAGTCTCTTTAGATATAAATGTTCGCTTTGAAGCTGTACCTGTAAGCGGAGTCGAAGATACAGCCTATTATTATTCGACCTATTCTAAAGGAGAAGATGAAGTTTCTGTATCGGATAATAAAAAGATTATGATTCTCGGTGGAGGGCCTAATAGAATAGGCCAGGGTATAGAGTTTGACTATACCTGTGTCCATGCTGCATTTGCTTTAAAGGATGAAGGTTTTGAAACTATTATGGTTAACTGCAATCCTGAAACCGTCTCTACCGATTATGATACTTCTGATAAGTTATATTTTGAGCCTCTGACGGTTGAAGATGTTTTAGCTGTATACAAAAAAGAGAAACCTCAAGGTATTATAGTTCAATTTGGCGGCCAGACACCATTAAATATTGCCCAGGAGCTAAAAGATTGCGGGGTTAATATATTGGGGACTTCTCCTGAGAGTATTCATTTTGCAGAAGATAGAGAACGTTTTAGAAAAAAGATGATAGATTTAAGTGTTCTTCAGCCCGAGAGTGGTATAGCACGTTCAGTAGATGAGACTGTAAAGATAGCTGATAATATCGGATATCCTCTTATGGTTAGACCCTCTTTTGTTTTAGGGGGGCGGGGTATGGAGGTTATATATGACGAAGATAGGCTCTTAAAATATGCTGAGGAGGCGATAGACGTATCGCCTGAATACCCGATGCTTATTGATAGATTCTTAGAGAATGCTGTTGAGCTTGAAGTCGATGCTTTATCGGATGGTGAGGATACTTTTGTTGCTTCTGTTATGGAACATATTGAGTATGCCGGAGTACACTCTGGTGATTCTGCCTGTGTTATTCCAACCAGAACTATATCTAAAGAACATCTTGATAAAATAGAGGAGTATACTAGGTCAATAGCAAAAGAGCTTAAAGTTGTAGGACTGATAAATATTCAATATGCTATCTGTGATAATAAGGTCTATATCTTAGAAGCAAACCCTAGAGCATCCCGTACAGTACCTTTGGTTTCAAAAGTTACCGGAATACCTATAGCGAGAATTGCAACGCTTCTTATGCTGGGTAAAAAGATAAAAGATTTTAAGGAATTAAAAAAATATAATTTACCTTACTTTGGAATTAAAGAGGCGGTCTTCCCTTTCAATATGTTTCCTGAGGTTGATCCTGTATTAGGACCTGAGATGAAGGCAACAGGTGAGGTGATGGGTATAGCCGATAGTTTCGGGCTTGCGTTTTATAAGGCTCAGGAAGCTGCTGGTGTTAAATTACCAACTTCAGGAGCTGTTCTTTTGACAGTTAAAAATAAGGATAAAGAGCCGCTTCTTCCAATCGCAAAAGGGTTGGATAGGTTAGGTTTTAAGATCTATGCTACAGATGGTACGGCCGATTTTCTAAAAGATAACGGCATAGAAGTTCTAAGGGTAAAGAAACTGCATCAGGGTAGGCCCAACATAGTAGATCTTATTAAAAATAAAAAGCTTCAGCTTATTATAAATACTCCTGTTGGTAAAGAGAGCAAGTATGATGACAGCTACATTAGGATTATGGCTATTCAGAATAAAGTCTCTTATATGACTACTATCTCAGCTGCATTGGCTGGAGTAGAAGGAATTGAAGCTGCTAAAGATAAAGAGCTTACAGTTAAGGCTTTGCAGGATTATTATAAGGATAAATAG
- a CDS encoding peptidase U32 family protein — MKRFTFHKPELVVPAGDWPSLVTAIENGADSIYFGIQGLNMRERASNFKISDLKKIMRLLHERKVKGYLTLNVVVMNDELRRAEKILLKANESNIDAVIAWDMAIISLAKRMGLKIHLSTQASVSNIEAIRCYNRLGIKRVVLARECSLSDIRKIKGLIKRENIDTQIETFIHGAMCVSISGRCFLSEYSYGESANRGRCLQPCRREFIIKERRGDLEYSLGKDYILSPKDLCTIDFIDSLIRAEIDAFKIEGRMRSPEYIKAVVSTYREAIDAFYENRLNESLKKKLKKKLKSVYNRGFSDGFYFKNPDGDISRRLEHLYEKIYLGEVKKYYPKISVAEILIQAGTLKKEDELLFIGKSTSAQFVKASEIQQKHKYVTRVKKSELAGIKIPFRVKERDKVYIWRKK; from the coding sequence ATGAAGCGTTTTACTTTCCATAAACCGGAACTGGTTGTTCCTGCCGGTGACTGGCCATCTTTAGTCACGGCTATTGAGAATGGGGCAGATAGTATTTACTTCGGTATCCAAGGATTAAATATGCGCGAACGCGCCTCCAATTTTAAGATTTCAGACTTAAAGAAGATCATGCGATTATTACACGAGAGAAAGGTAAAAGGATATCTCACTCTCAATGTCGTAGTCATGAATGATGAATTAAGAAGAGCAGAGAAGATTTTGTTAAAGGCTAATGAGAGCAATATTGATGCTGTAATAGCATGGGATATGGCTATTATCTCCTTGGCAAAAAGAATGGGATTAAAAATTCATCTCTCAACTCAAGCCAGCGTCTCTAATATTGAAGCAATAAGATGCTATAACAGATTAGGTATTAAGAGAGTTGTTTTAGCACGGGAATGTAGTCTCTCTGATATAAGAAAGATTAAAGGTTTAATAAAAAGAGAAAATATAGATACCCAGATAGAGACTTTTATCCATGGTGCGATGTGTGTCAGTATATCGGGAAGATGTTTTTTATCTGAATATTCTTATGGAGAGTCTGCAAACAGAGGCAGGTGTCTTCAGCCTTGCAGGCGTGAGTTCATTATAAAAGAGAGGCGGGGCGATTTGGAGTATAGTTTAGGGAAAGACTATATCTTAAGCCCAAAAGACTTATGTACGATAGATTTTATAGATAGTTTAATAAGAGCAGAGATAGATGCTTTTAAGATTGAAGGCAGGATGCGTTCTCCAGAGTATATAAAGGCTGTAGTATCTACCTATAGAGAGGCAATAGATGCTTTTTATGAAAATAGGCTAAACGAATCTTTAAAAAAGAAACTTAAGAAAAAACTTAAGAGTGTATATAATAGAGGATTTTCAGACGGCTTCTATTTTAAAAACCCTGATGGAGATATAAGCAGGCGTTTAGAGCATCTCTATGAGAAGATATATTTAGGTGAGGTTAAAAAGTATTATCCTAAGATTTCTGTTGCAGAGATATTAATCCAAGCCGGTACTCTAAAAAAAGAGGATGAGTTATTATTTATAGGTAAAAGTACTTCAGCTCAATTTGTAAAAGCGTCTGAAATTCAGCAAAAGCATAAATATGTAACTCGAGTAAAGAAAAGCGAATTAGCCGGAATCAAAATTCCTTTTAGAGTCAAAGAGAGAGACAAGGTCTATATCTGGAGAAAAAAATAA
- the rpsT gene encoding 30S ribosomal protein S20 has product MPNLKSACKRLRQNVKRESKNKTVKSELKTKIKKFRVLVAEKKLSEAEEYFEELKKRLMQAESKNIIHKNKASRYISRLQILLNKAKG; this is encoded by the coding sequence ATGCCGAATTTAAAGTCTGCCTGCAAAAGACTCAGGCAAAATGTAAAGAGAGAGTCTAAAAATAAAACTGTAAAATCAGAACTTAAGACTAAAATCAAGAAATTCAGAGTACTGGTAGCAGAGAAAAAACTATCAGAAGCTGAAGAATATTTTGAAGAACTTAAAAAGAGATTGATGCAGGCTGAAAGCAAAAACATTATTCACAAGAATAAAGCTTCACGCTATATATCAAGATTACAGATCCTACTAAACAAAGCAAAGGGTTAA
- the murJ gene encoding murein biosynthesis integral membrane protein MurJ has product MFRQILRNSFTIGTATFISRVLGFIRDILIAFFFGTGYEAQAFVVAFRLPNIWRSFVGEEAVNAAVVPVLSEYRAKEDSDNFKGLSKSLIKSSAFMLTLVTIGGIFFAPLLIKLIAPGFIADIQKYVLSVRLTRVIFPYVLLIGLTAIVAGIAMSQRIFWSYSWAPAVLNISIISSILVLGRRYGVYALAFGIIIGGVIQLLMQFFAIRGKGVYRAKTRMFHPEYGRIWKLLLPRFLGAGVYQVSIFIDTILASLQSIVGSGAIAALYYAQRFVQLPLAVFATSLATAVLPFFSARRTKNENASIGDNLLLSLRFVSFIMIPATFGFFILAKEIISVVFQHGSFSSYSTAITSGALRFYALGLLFYAGIKILVVTFYSMQDTLTPVKISVISLAVNIAASIALMFPMKVSGLCLATSFAASCNFILLFLALNKKIKFYNKNFVSGILKILLCSVIMAGALLFTKRLFLENISSDILVLISLILISIFVYLFSSLFINSEDLRRFIWSGKKR; this is encoded by the coding sequence ATGTTTAGACAGATATTAAGGAACTCTTTTACGATTGGAACAGCCACTTTTATCAGCAGGGTATTGGGGTTTATACGAGATATTTTGATTGCTTTTTTCTTTGGAACCGGCTATGAAGCTCAGGCTTTTGTTGTGGCTTTTCGTCTTCCGAATATCTGGCGTAGTTTCGTGGGGGAGGAGGCGGTTAATGCTGCGGTTGTCCCGGTTCTATCTGAATATAGAGCTAAGGAAGATTCAGACAATTTTAAAGGTCTATCTAAATCTCTTATAAAGTCTTCTGCCTTCATGTTGACTTTGGTTACTATAGGTGGGATTTTTTTTGCTCCATTGTTAATTAAGTTGATAGCACCTGGCTTTATAGCTGATATCCAAAAATATGTTCTCTCCGTTAGGTTGACCAGGGTAATATTTCCTTATGTACTTCTTATAGGGTTAACGGCTATAGTAGCGGGTATTGCAATGTCTCAACGGATATTCTGGAGCTATTCCTGGGCTCCTGCCGTTTTAAATATCTCTATCATATCCAGCATTCTTGTCTTAGGCAGAAGATATGGAGTCTATGCATTGGCTTTTGGGATAATAATAGGTGGGGTCATTCAGCTTTTGATGCAGTTTTTTGCTATAAGAGGAAAAGGAGTGTATAGGGCAAAGACCAGGATGTTCCATCCGGAATATGGTAGGATTTGGAAGCTGTTGCTCCCCAGGTTTCTTGGTGCTGGAGTCTATCAAGTTAGCATATTTATAGATACTATCTTAGCCTCTCTTCAATCCATCGTAGGTTCCGGTGCTATTGCAGCTCTGTATTATGCTCAAAGGTTTGTACAGCTTCCACTGGCTGTTTTTGCTACCTCTCTTGCAACTGCGGTACTGCCTTTCTTCTCTGCCAGGAGAACAAAAAATGAAAATGCATCTATAGGAGATAATCTGCTTCTCTCTTTAAGGTTCGTCTCTTTTATTATGATACCTGCGACGTTTGGTTTTTTCATTTTAGCAAAAGAGATAATATCTGTTGTTTTTCAACATGGTAGTTTCTCTAGTTATTCTACAGCTATAACATCTGGTGCTCTGAGGTTCTATGCTTTAGGTCTGCTATTTTATGCGGGTATAAAGATTCTCGTTGTTACTTTCTATTCTATGCAGGATACTTTGACGCCGGTAAAGATATCGGTGATATCTTTAGCTGTAAATATAGCAGCTAGCATTGCCTTGATGTTTCCAATGAAAGTCTCAGGCTTATGTCTTGCCACCTCTTTTGCGGCAAGTTGTAATTTTATTCTGCTGTTCCTGGCTTTAAATAAAAAGATAAAGTTTTATAATAAAAATTTTGTATCAGGTATTTTAAAGATCTTGCTTTGCTCTGTTATCATGGCTGGAGCCCTACTCTTTACCAAGAGGTTGTTTTTGGAAAATATCTCTTCAGATATTTTGGTGCTTATCTCCCTGATATTGATATCAATATTTGTCTATCTATTTTCAAGTCTTTTTATAAACAGCGAAGATTTGCGGAGATTTATATGGTCTGGAAAGAAAAGATAG
- a CDS encoding excinuclease ABC subunit UvrC, translated as MVWKEKIDKLPDLAGVYIFKDVKRETIYIGKAKSIFKRVYNHFYSKNTSSKSERLISRVKNIDYIITSSEAEALLLESYLIKREKPFYNISLKDDKSYPYLKIMLKDDFPRIFVARNKSKDGSLYLGPYPDVKGLKLTLKILRGIVPFRSCRNFSKNGCLYLHIGFCPGPCLSKISQAEYRKSILIIVKTLLGDREGVVKDLTEEMDGYVKDREYEKAAKVRDRLRALGGSSGIFGLSGGINVLENIKKILNLPKVPRIIDAVDISNISGTSAAGAVVRFKDGVRDKNLYRKFRLKKQNFIDDYEMMSEVMLRRYRDLFKKKEDLPDLIMLDGGKGHLNRISAIINKDFKIDIPLIAYAKGRDLIHSGYRKSPVALSQNSLEKNLLIRIRDEAHRFAIGYHRRLRGKRMKKTAFENIPGVGISKVNAVLKYLSDLGRYKDISVSDLKRIKGIGDMLAGRIYNYVKKKGIKETS; from the coding sequence ATGGTCTGGAAAGAAAAGATAGATAAGCTTCCGGATTTAGCCGGTGTCTATATTTTTAAAGATGTAAAAAGAGAGACTATTTATATAGGAAAAGCTAAATCAATATTTAAAAGAGTCTATAACCATTTTTATTCCAAAAATACTAGCTCAAAAAGCGAGAGATTGATTTCCAGAGTAAAGAATATTGATTATATTATCACCTCTTCTGAGGCTGAAGCGTTATTGCTTGAATCATATCTTATTAAAAGAGAGAAGCCTTTTTACAATATAAGTTTAAAGGATGATAAGTCTTATCCTTACCTTAAAATTATGCTTAAAGATGATTTCCCGCGTATCTTTGTAGCTCGCAATAAGAGTAAAGATGGTTCGCTCTATCTGGGCCCCTATCCGGATGTTAAGGGATTGAAGTTGACTCTTAAAATTTTGAGAGGGATTGTTCCTTTTAGAAGTTGTAGAAATTTTAGTAAGAACGGATGCCTTTATTTACATATAGGTTTCTGTCCTGGGCCTTGCCTGAGCAAAATAAGCCAAGCAGAGTATCGCAAGAGCATATTAATTATAGTGAAGACTCTTCTTGGAGATAGAGAAGGTGTAGTGAAAGATTTAACGGAAGAGATGGACGGCTATGTTAAAGATAGAGAGTATGAGAAAGCTGCTAAGGTACGGGATAGATTGAGGGCTTTGGGAGGCAGTTCAGGCATCTTTGGTCTTAGCGGAGGGATTAATGTACTGGAGAACATAAAGAAGATTTTAAATCTTCCTAAAGTGCCCCGCATTATTGATGCTGTGGATATATCTAATATATCTGGCACTTCTGCAGCAGGAGCCGTGGTTAGATTTAAAGACGGAGTTAGAGATAAAAATCTCTATCGCAAATTTAGGCTAAAAAAACAGAATTTTATAGATGATTATGAAATGATGTCTGAAGTTATGCTGAGGCGTTACAGGGATCTTTTCAAGAAAAAAGAAGATTTGCCTGATCTTATCATGCTTGATGGCGGTAAGGGTCATCTGAATAGAATTAGTGCGATTATTAACAAGGATTTTAAAATAGATATACCTTTGATTGCCTATGCTAAAGGAAGAGATCTCATTCACTCCGGATATAGAAAGAGCCCCGTAGCTCTATCTCAAAATTCTTTGGAGAAGAATCTTCTTATCAGGATAAGAGATGAGGCTCACAGGTTTGCTATTGGATACCACAGGCGTTTGAGAGGGAAGAGAATGAAAAAGACTGCTTTTGAAAATATACCCGGAGTCGGTATATCTAAAGTCAATGCTGTTTTAAAATACCTCAGCGATT